The following coding sequences are from one Coffea arabica cultivar ET-39 chromosome 11e, Coffea Arabica ET-39 HiFi, whole genome shotgun sequence window:
- the LOC113718486 gene encoding uncharacterized protein, whose product MLVKSQTQEQFISDLREIFEVLRSSGMRLNPKKYTFGVRSGKFLGYMISKEGVRANPDKIKAILDMAPPRNIKEVQRLIGRMAALNRFLSRSAVRGSPFFKALKGAQKLRTYFQTHPVVVVTDQPLKEILSKPEASGRMVKWAVELSEYDLGYQPRTAIKAQALVDFIADGVSFGSTEAEAEQAEETNKGGKDEGIIKDAHPRRAAEALQAQKTTKAVLIREAVEVLAAEDAAGVAQASQVAEVEQVGEVVETEQVKEAVEASQVGKAAEVGLAGEAAETKKATKAEEQMDPPWTLYVDGASSKEGCGVGLLLISPTGEELPYALRFDFRTSNNESEYEALIAGMEIARKLGVRSIKVYSDSQLIVNQVWGSYEVKEGTLRKYVAKTRELKGLFEQFALEQIPRSQNKRADALSKLASTSVGILGREIVMEVVRSRAYEQVSAAVIHVVSSWMDPIVRYLAQGELPPSRIEARKILLKSQRYVLTHGVLYRKSYLQLWLKCVTPEEGGYVLRELHEGLCGNHVGPRVLAKKGMLAGYYWPTIFRDSAELVARCKSCQLHAPVHHAPTQEMILLHSPWPFFQWGIDLLGLFPRAPGGYEHLVVAIDYFTKWIEVEPLSTISSRSIHKFLWRNVVCRFDIPRVLVSDNGRQFADHSLQEWCAELGIQQHFTSVGHPQANGQVENVNRTILHGLRTRIESAQTVIPTEIGVPSGRVQHFVAQGNEEEMRFDLDMLEYRREEAAIRMAKYKGQIARYYNAMVRHLSFKSGDLVLRKNSVSRAVGTGKLDPNWEGPYVVKEANRADWAMTRTGGGRYSDPDELEEEELDESISIGAGRTILRLGAELVRSECVEEDDIKRKEDLLVDEGEELKYARKGDPTLERPHRMRSELVKIGEKEE is encoded by the exons ATGTTAGTAAAAAGTCAAACCCAGGAGCAGTTCATCTCTGACCTGAGGGAAATCTTCGAGGTTCTGCGGAGCTCAGGAATGCGGCTAAACCCAAAGAAGTATACTTTTGGGGTCCGGTCGGGAAAATTCTTGGGTTACATGATTTCTAAAGAAGGGGTGAGAGCCAATCCGGACAAGATCAAGGCCATCCTGGACATGGCTCCACCTCGGAATATTAAGGAGGTGCAACGTCTGATAGGGAGGATGGCAGCCTTGAACAGGTTCCTGTCCAGATCGGCAGTTCGGGGGTCGCCTTTCTTCAAGGCCTTGAAAGGAG CTCAGAAGCTCAGGACATACTTCCAAACTCATCCTGTTGTGGTGGTGACGGACCAACCCTTGAAAGAGATCCTTTCCAAGCCCGAGGCTTCAGGACGGATGGTGAAGTGGGCTGTGGAGCTGTCAGAATACGATCTGGGATACCAGCCAAGGACAGCTATCAAAGCCCAAGCCTTGGTGGACTTCATAGCGGATGGCGTCTCCTTTGGGTCGACCGAAGCAGAGGCCGAACAGGCTGAAGAGACAAATAAAGGTGGAAAGGATGAAGGAATCATCAAGGACGCACACCCCAGGCGAGCAGCCGAAGCCCTACAGGCCCAAAAAACTACCAAGGCCGTGCTGATCCGAGAAGCAGTCGAGGTCCTAGCGGCTGAAGACGCTGCTGGGGTCGCTCAGGCCAGTCAGGTAGCAGAGGTCGAACAGGTCGGAGAAGTAGTTGAGACCGAGCAGGTCAAAGAGGCTGTCGAGGCCAGTCAGGTCGGGAAGGCAGCTGAGGTTGGGctggccggagaggctgccgagacCAAGAAGGCTACAAAGGCTGAAGAACAGATGGATCCTCCTTGGACATTGTACGTGGATGGTGCGTCAAGCAAGGAAGGATGCGGAGTCGGGCTCCTCCTAATCAGTCCTACTGGGGAAGAACTGCCCTACGCACTAAGGTTCGATTTTAGAACTTCTAACAACGAATCAGAATATGAAGCTCTGATTGCAGGGATGGAAATTGCCCGCAAGTTAGGAGTCAGATCGATAAAAGTCTATAGCGACTCGCAGCTGATAGTGAACCAGGTTTGGGGGAGCTATGAGGTCAAAGAGGGGACGCTGAGAAAATACGTGGCCAAGACGCGTGAGTTGAAGGGCCTGTTCGAGCAGTTCGCGCTTGAGCAAATTCCGCGGAGTCAGAACAAGAGAGCTGATGCCCTGTCCAAACTGGCCTCCACCTCGGTTGGCATCTTGGGTCGAGAGATAGTGATGGAGGTCGTCAGAAGTCGGGCGTATGAACAGGTGAGTGCTGCGGTCATACATGTGGTGAGCTCGTGGATGGATCCTATTGTTCGATATTTGGCTCAGGGTGAGCTTCCGCCGAGCAGAATAGAGGCTCGCAAGATTCTCCTAAAATCACAGAGGTACGTGCTCACACATGGAGTCCTGTACAGGAAATCTTACTTGCAGCTCTGGTTGAAGTGTGTAACGCCTGAGGAAGGGGGCTATGTCCTGCGCGAGCTACATGAAGGCCTCTGCGGCAACCATGTCGGTCCAAGAGTATTGGCTAAGAAGGGAATGCTGGCTGGATACTATTGGCCCACCATCTTCAGGGACTCAGCCGAACTGGTAGCCAGATGTAAATCATGCCAGTTGCACGCCCCAGTTCATCATGCCCCAACTCAGGAAATGATTCTTCTTCATAGCCCGTGGCCGTTCTTCCAGTGGGGAATTGACTTGTTAGGACTTTTCCCCCGAGCTCCAGGTGGTTATGAACACTTGGTGGTGGCAATTGATTACTTCACCAAGTGGATAGAAGTTGAGCCGCTCAGTACAATCAGCAGCAGGTCGATACATAAGTTCCTTTGGAGGAACGTAGTCTGCCGATTTGACATACCAAGGGTTCTCGTTTCGGATAATGGCCGACAGTTCGCGGATCATTCGCTTCAGGAGTGGTGCGCTGAGTTGGGCATCCAGCAGCACTTCACCTCAGTAGGGCACCCCCAAGCCAATGGGCAGGTCGAGAATGTTAACAGGACCATCTTGCACGGCTTAAGAACAAGAATAGAGTCTGCGCAAACTG TGATCCCAACAGAAATTGGAGTACCCTCGGGTAGGGTGCAACACTTTGTGGCTCAGGGCAATGAGGAAGAAATGCGGTTTGACTTGGATATGCTCGAGTATCGAAGGGAAGAGGCGGCTATAAGAATGGCTAAATATAAGGGTCAGATCGCACGTTACTACAATGCCATGGTAAGACATCTTTCTTTCAAGTCAGGGGACTTGGTGTTACGCAAAAACTCCGTAAGCCGAGCTGTGGGCACAGGCAAGTTAGATCCAAACTGGGAAGGTCCCTATGTGGTAAAGGAAGCTAACCGAGCAG ACTGGGCCATGACTAGAACTGGAGGGGGAAGGTATTCAGACCCGGACGAGCTGGAAGAAGAAGAACTAGACGAGAGTATCTCTATAGGTGCAGGTCGGACAATTCTACGCCTAGGTGCTGAGCTGGTGAGGTCTGAGTGTGTGGAAGAAGACGacataaaaagaaaagaggactTACTGGTGGATGAAGGAGAAGAACTGAAGTATGCTAGAAAGGGAGATCCTACTCTCGAACGACCTCACAGAATGCGGAGCGAGCTGGTGAAGATTGGGGAGAAGGAAGAATGA